The segment ATAGAATCGGCGACCTTCGTCGATAATCCCATTCGGCCTATATTACAATAGAGCCATCCTGCTTGGCAGAATTGCAATTGATCTAGTCGCATCGTGTTCGACGTAACACACGCGAGCTGCATGAGAATTGGTAAACGCGCGAATGCGAATCACGACTAACAATCATTCGCACTCGCTTCGACgaatcaaaattttcattttgaatatcaataattttcaaacaaatcaCATATGCTTGTAACGCTAAAAAATTTGatctactttattattatgattatgtGTTTTGTGATGTATTAAGTCGTGCGGTTTCATTAATGTATAATGCAAGGGTACAATCACTTCGTTTATAACTAtgattgtgtaaaaatatattcaatatatcgactttatattttatacaacacaaaaattgtattaatcatatatttatgtacataattatatgacagggtaaaaatattgtttgctacaattattatatataaatctcttcgttttttctcaaattattttGAGGATAATGATACTCTGTATAATGATACTTGTCATTCAAAATGTGATTACAcatcaaaatatgaaaatttaaatgtcaacATGCACTAGCGTGAGATAGACATtacatttaatagaaaatattttaatgtgcgAGAGATCATACACGTGCATGTATAtctgacaatatatatacacatatctacataacttatatacgCATTACTTATCTTCCCTACCTTGACTCGATCAAGCGGAAAAGGGGTAACGATCAAGTATGATGATATATTATGATTAAGTGCCTATTACAACGCAAAATAGAAAATGACatagtttcaattttttctcttatgcTGTATCTTGTCTTGAAAATTTTggatgtatattaaaattgtcataAAATGTTAGactctaatatattataacaaattattcaatgatataaaatgtatttgtcTCAAATTTCCTTAACAAACAATATCTTAtctgtatcattttttatttttattttcttcctgTTGttcgattataatattaaattgataaacaataaaagatatctatatattattacaataaaattttattttataaaatatttaaatatataaaaagagaaaaaaatcgatgctacataaaaaattgttttaatgagTTAAAAATTGCTGTTCGCGAATCAATCTATATCGATACAATCGATACCGATATTTTACCTCGAAAAAGTGAATAAAGCACAACTCATTACTCTGAAGAAACTCGTTTGCAGTTCATCAAGGTAGACTAGTAGAAATGGCATAAAATGGAAAGTGACGTAATTCTAAGTCTCCCTCGAATGCTATCACGCGAGTAAGCGATTCTTGCACCTGTCATCATTTGTACAAAGAAGCATTTCCTTGCAGTAAGCACGCGAGACTGAGGGTCGAATAGTGATCCTGACCTTTCTTCTAgaatatgttaattttctcAAGGCTTATGTGCGCCGCGATAAGATGACTttaagaagagaagagaaagaacaaGAAATAAGGCAATATTCCACCACTTTAgcttgcaataataattatagaaaattgctCAATTATGACCacaattttcgcaattttcAAATACGAGAAATGCTTAATGATAACATGTTTGTTGCAAGCTTCTCGTGAAAAAATCTATAGAGATAGAACATTTCTTTTGACATAAagttatctattattaaattaattcttttacttacaattagcttACTGATTCaataatgaaacatttttacttacaattaacaataataatcacGCCGTTCAATATTCTCACTTAGAGATTACGATGTGAAAAATATGCAGCCGATTCTTAACTtatggtatatataaatagcggatcgtatttcatattaatttctacGCGTACTTTGACGTATTTATCTGAATTATGTTCTTCACGATAACGCATTTacacagaaataattacattcttcTTCGATCCCGCCAGCAAATCTCGGATTTACGGCtataaaatcagaaattaCCATGCTTTAGCTAGCCTAGTCATCTATTAAACAAggtattaacatttttttcgtcaCAAGAAGTACCTTATCAAGGCGCAGtttacatcaaaatattaCGCGCCCGCTTATGACAGCTCACTTGCGCCGCGatgcttaattaaattaccTTGTAAGACAAGATAGATAACCAatgcgtatgtatatattaatacggACAAATAAACGTCTGTCGCAAAATGGCATAATCTTTCGTCTCGTAGGGAATGAAGcgggaaaaaatattttagtattaaaagAATACAGAAATTCAAATGCATTTCATCATCCGGGAGGGTGTctcgtaaaaagaaaatgacaCTATCATCGCATTATGAAACGCAGTCAATCGGTTGAGCGGCATCAGCCATAATGACACGGATACAAGAGATTTCGAAAGATTAAGTTTGACGGGGAGGAAAAAGCAATACGGTTAACGGTAGCTCgctcgtgaaaaaaaaaaaaagtaagctTTAACAGCCTGAATCTCCTACCAAAGTGAGTAAGAACACGCGACGTTTTTATGTCAATCTCGGTTAACGTCGTTTATCGTGCGCCGTTGTTGGGTTGTCGTATTTCAGAGAATGCTTCATTACTGCAAGACCGACAAAATCTTACTTGCTTCATCATTCCGGAAAGGAAAGGAGGCTTGTCACCTGTCTGGCGTGTGTCGTCTGTTGCGAATCAAAAGTTCGTTGTCACTAACGGAGGTTTCAGACGTCCtttctatatttaacaaaGATGTAAGATGATAGATGATTCTGAAGTAATTAccaaattatgtaatattatatacattaattaaacgtGCGGAATATATGAGCATGTAACGGAAAGCACGCAAAAAATGCTTGTGCCGACGAGTTCATGTAGATATCTATCATTGATTGATCggatcttattatatattcatcgATCATGACCTTCAATCTTTGAGATGCGTTCTTAAATTGCACAATgccaaataaaaagaaacaatgcaAGATATTAAACTACGAGCAACTTACAAATTCTGTATTTAAGCCGTATATAAGcgattctataatttatatcattatatatatatatatatatatatataatatattatacattatatatatttttataatttatatcattatatctatatagaaaattatgatgCACGAAAAATTATCCATCTACGTTGCTAGACTTTAAAGTGTTACTTTAttaacagatttttaaaatatttaataattaaagtatcaaaaaatatagcgagaagcataaaaaaaagaagatagaaAGATATGCTCgcgtaaataatgtttaaaataattttatacggcGTATGTAAAACGATGCTCGATCGCGCGAAACCTATCATCATTATTAAAGGCAGGAATCGTGGCAAGTTGCTCTCGTTCGGCTCGATTGCCGAAAGTAAAGGAGAGCTCGATTTTTTGTCCCGATATTAACGGAACAGCGTTCCTGAATCCGCTGCTAACCCCGAGGGGCCTCTCCGCGGTACAAGCCAGAGGGTAGGGGACCGTACATATAAAGGAGAGAGCCCCGTGTTCCGGGGGCCCAGTACCGTTCAAAGATGCAGGTTGGCGGGACGCTGCGTGGTACCAGGGCCATCTCCCTTCTGGTATTTCTGGTACCTTTCATTGGTTATGCCTGtgagtaaaagaaaaaaacgacGTTCAAAATTCCCGCCCGAGCATCGATGTGTGACACAATAATGTAGAGGATCAGTGATGTTGTGCAGTGATTGTAATTCGGGATTATTCGGGGTGCGctgttttaaagatttttctcgTCGTTAAAAGACATCGTAAATAGTAAATTTCAAGGgcagaataaattatacacaGAACATGAAAGTCGcgcagatttttttcatttgtatgatactataaattaaattaatttaaaggaaaacacaaaaaatataaagtatctataattatacaagtaaaagttgaagaattttaatccagctaaacaaattttattttttattaaattaaagtggagtttattttaatcgaaagtGAATTCGAATTTACTTATtgagatttttaaaactaaaaaaataaaatgttagagaaaaaaaatagtgttaAATTTTCCTCTATTTCACCAAGGAATCTATAATCAAAGAAATggataatttctaaaatatatatattatactatagtTTTCAGAATTTGCAAGAaattatgtagaaattatgtgttagaaattaaatttataaatcaatatacacgtagcaaattgtataaattatataaatttataaataaatattatatatatatgtatataaaataaattgtaaattatataaattatacaaatattatataaaattatatatataaattatttatataaattatataatttatttatatttaatttttaatttttatttatgtttatttattttatatttatataaataaatataaaataaattataaattatatataattttgaaaaggtATTTTAAGAAGGTAGGAAAAAATAGAGTTTCTATAGATCAAACTcgaatgattttatattataatagtatgaagaaagaaaacacacagactaaagattataaaaaaaaatttatatacgttatatttattctctcttcttttaaaaTGAAGTAACGAAAAACGaagtaaatttcttaaaagcaGTAAAACAAGTGATTCAGTTAAATTAGCTGTTATTACTTGCGATCTCTACAAATGGGACATAATTGAACGCTTAGTCTAGTTAATCCCTATGCATACGATTAATATCCGCATTGCTATCATAGCCAATAAGCTCGCTTAGCCAAGTGCGCATTTCTAGCGCAATCATCCGTGTCATCAAGCGTACACGCCGTTTTTCTCATCGTTTATTCTCAACCAGCAGTATTCAATATTTCTTCTAGATTCGAGTCCTCTTCAATATTTACCCAGTATTCCGGGTTACATTCctgtttatataagatatggaGATGAACCGTTAGAGGAAATAAATCCTGATTTGGCCGAAGCTTTCGGAGAGACGTCAAATTCCGTTAaggtattaataatttgataattatgcatttaatttgtgaaaaatacaaatagcTGTTGCTGCTCatagcaaaaaaaaacgtgtcgatttatttagaatatattataaaagccgtaaattaagaaacagTCTACCGGAATGTTAATTACACGTCATATGGGATAGAGTTTACAGAAGATAGACCACACATTCGCTCACGAGTCTGACAGTTTCAAAGATGAAGATATAAATGTGTTTCTGGAAGAACCAGAGAGGAAGCATGGTTACCCACTGCGTGTTAGAGCAGCGGAGAGTCGTTCATTTGCCACTGCTAACGACGACGAACCGGGGAATCCTAACAAACCGAAACTTCTAACTATCTATTCATTACCTGATGACAATGACAGCAGACGACGCAGACGTTATCGAGGGAGAAACAGGATGAAGAATTGGAAACCGCCTGCTTTTAaagtatgtttataaaaatatccgtAACTGTTATAATTGAACCAAAATGTGTGCTTTTTTTATGTtgtttttttagagaaaattttaatgcttttaaaagaaatttttggaAGGAAAGATGCATAgatgatttttatcattttttgataaaatatgcaagtaatattacaatttgcGGATAAAATCTCATCGATGATTCAGTGGATATTCATCACCTTGCttttgtcattaaaaataaagattacttcATGTAAATTGTATCCGCGACAAACAGCATGTTAattctaagaaaaagaatagctaatttgaataatatatcgcATTTTCAATTTCTGCACATCTATCTCGTTTGACGGCCGTATATAATCGAAAAGAGAAATCTCTGCGAATCAACAAACGTCGTTTGTCGCTTCATCGATACCCAGCGATGTATTTGAAGATTTTATCCACGCATAATTAAGCTTTACTAGCCAGTTTATGATGTGTAAATGAACAGATAGTTCTAACTTTTTTTTGatgttacattataaaatatgaactcTTGAATAGTTTAATCGTCCCATTCAATaactctcgctctttctctctcaaaacttcaaatacattataaaatatataaaattagataaatcataaaatataaaatcagtttagaagatatatatatatatatatatatacttattatcatttaataatcttgcatgtacatttaattaaattcataaaataacaaaatttaacattttattttatattttatttatttgaaaaaaaacaattttttttctcttttttatacatgGATTTAACATTTCTTCTACGTTACACGcttgtatttaatttctctaattaaaaacaataattgtaatatataaaaatataaacaaaatgctATCATAAAAACCTATATACATTACTATTTtcatgtgaaatatataagtttatgtcaaacttttttttaggtCAATCCACTCTCCGATGAGGAAAAAGAGGAACTGGAAAAATTAGCGATCGAAGTTGAAAAAGAAGAGACCCAACCGAATGAATTTTTCccaagttttaaatattctgaaCCACAGCCTGTTAGGACGCACAATTTGCATAGCGCACATAATTTTATAGCACCGATAAAAGTACAAGATCCGCTCAACGAACCTTTGACAGATTTATCGGAAATTATGAAAGTCAGAGATCTTGTTAAACCCTCAGATGATCATGACAATGATGTATCTGAAACTGATAAAAAAGAACCACCTATTAAGGAGCAACGGCCAGCCGCAGTCTTGTCGAATGTAGATAAAGTTTCGCCTATCGATTTGTCAGACGAAAGTGAAATTAATGAAGATAAAACGAAAGAATCTATAAAACCAACCGATGAAATGACGacaaattcataatttatctgttaCCATAATACCAGACCATCCGCATTCTTTTTCCAGATTTTTTGaacaattcaaaattttctcgATAAAAGTTCATAAGAATAAGAGACACTTGgaatgttttacattttaccattaaattgtaattaactttattctcttaaaatttactttttaacgTAATCGCactataattaaactttccataacattttttcaatttgccataaagaatttatattcgtCAGAgacatttataatcaaaaaagGTATGATTAATTATGAACACCTTATATCATAAGTTACGAGTAAAAGTCTTacttgaaagaaaaacatttctataattttagtttagattatttataataagatgaCTTGTTTACGCtatattacaaagaatattttattgtacaatgtAAATTACAATCTTCTTGACAGTGTTTATTGTCCGAACATGTAAAGTTTGTTAACGTAttgtaaatgttaattatacaatcgtcgtgtaatgttattttaaaaatgtttctaataAAGTcgttattgcaattattcacaatagtgaataaaaattcacatcataaaataataaaataataaacaagtaATAAACACgaatattctatcaaaattattatataatcaaattgtaCGCACAcaagtatatgtaaataatatcgcAAATATAATCTCACAggttataagaaattaatatacatgtcgcaaaaaattgaaacaaagtTTGTTAACGTAttgtaaatgttaattatacaatcgtcgtgtaatgttattttaaaaatgtttctaataaaatcgttattgcaattattcacaatagtgaataaaaattcacatcataaaataataaaataataaacaagtaataaacacaaacattctatcaaaattattatataatcaaattgtaCGCACAcaagtatatgtaaataatatcgcAAATATAATCTCACAggttataagaaattaatatacatgtcgcaaaaaattgaaacaaagtTTGTTAACGTAttgtaaatgttaattatacaatcgtcgtgtaatgttattttaaaaatgtttctaataaaatcgttattgcaattattcacaatagtgaataaaaattcacatcataaaataataaaataataaacaagtaataaacacaaacattctatcaaaattattatataatcaaattgtaCGCACAcaagtatatgtaaataatatcgcAAATATAATCTCACAggttataagaaattaatatacatgtcgcaaaaaattgaaacaaagtTTGTTAACGTAttgtaaatgttaattatacaatcgtcgtgtaatgttattttaaaaatgtttctaataaaatcgttattgcaattattcacaatagtgaataaaaattcacatcataaaataataaaataataaacaagtaataaacacaaacattctatcaaaattattatataatcaaattgtaCGCACAcaagtatatgtaaataatatcgcaaatataatctcataagttataagaaattaatatacatgtcgcaaaaaattgaaacaaaataaaccttatttttaaaataatttatatatcttagcTTGCTTACTCAGTGATTGATAAATGCTTGAGTACTTAcatcattaattttgttatcaataattaaaataatagtatattataagataagcGATTACAATCACTCGCCCATGTTCTTCTTGTCTATACTTGgtcttgaaaattttgtggattatatatatcatagttTTCATGCGATGGTTTCAAAACTAGAAGAGCCGGAATGATGTTGAACTGGTTATTTGTAGGAGTTGTGGTATTTAATTTACGAAGCATATCGTTGGCGACGTTAATGTGCAAGCTACTCCTACGATCTTGGAAAAATCTCTTACTCGAAAGAATAAACGTTTTGTTTCCAAATTTGCACGAATACGAAGGAACCTTCTCCTTTATCTCTGGTATGTAAATGTCTTGTACGGGATGACAGTTAATGTTTTCTTGTTGAATTTCATGTGTATTGTTGATACCCTTGGAAACTTCCGAGGACTTTTCTGTTTTCGTACATGGAGGATCGAAAGATACCGATTCTCTAGCATtttgtgtagaaattttactttgcaaATCCGATTTCTTTTGCGTATCATTATAAGCATTTGCCATTAAACATCGTTTAGTAATGACAGAATCTTCTTCAGATTCTTCATCTAATTGAATTTTAGCGATCTTGGACAAAGAAGTGATTAAATGCTGATAATTCTTCTCAGCGagtatttcttcattttcattACGTCGATGATCTGTCGTTTCCTGATGATTCAAATAAGTTGAAAATTTTCGGGTTTTTGTTGATTCTTCAGAATTATTGGCTTTAGgtaacaaagtaaatttttcGTTTGTAAAATTAACGTTATCCGCGCTATCACTCTCTGCCCTCTTCtcgttttttgtataaatcgcCGGCAATCCATCGCTATCTATTGGAATAAAAACTGCCAGtgcaaagaaaattattaagcaGCGTATCGGCATTCTTCTACGAAGTCAACGagattttttcttcaaacgCAACACTCGTTTAAATTagtctttattaaaaactggTACGCACAGTGAAACACTCGTTTGCGGTTGCGATTGCGTCGCGGAAGACACTGACTGtgatgaaaaaaagtaaagctCGTGAAGGCGTGTGGAGACGAGAATGACAAATTGGACTGTTATGTTTCATGCCTGAGTTCCCTGTGTACTGACCTTATCTCCTCTTCGAACGTTATTTTCGTACTCACGAAATTTGATCTTGTGTTTATTAACAACaggagaaaaatgtatatacccaagaaaaatagaattttaaatattttgtacatcaAAGCCAAATAACAAATATCGAATTGgattatatttcatgattaTACCACAATACTTATTTTGTCATTAGGAAgagaaaattagataaaaattatttaaaataatcttataaaaataaaaataaaaacttaaaaaagtattaagaaactatttattaaacaaatattaatgtatttatattaattatatacatacagaaaaaatgaatttttataagcaTACATAGTAATctccaaaatttaattttagcttTACTTGTGTAtactttgaatataaatatgaaaatatgattCTCGCTTCAATAATcgcatatacaatttatatcaattcatatatcaattgaaaaatattgaatatatatgaaaagtaaTTATCTCGAGACTATCATTTTAAGAAAGACTTTTGTGGAAGAATAAACTTCTTGTAAGTTTTAAAGCGAGTAAAGCAAGAGTAAAagcattatatttcaaaagatttatatttacagaaattcCGAAACTTCTCGAAAATCGTAtactgattaatatttaaaatgaattaataagaataatttctaATCCGATACAGCTCAGTCACATGatcatgttttaaatattttgagaaattgcGGCCTTTTTTTGAATCCTCAATATTACAAAGGTTtgtcaatgtatcatatataatatgaaccGCGCGGACTAAacattttccaaataaaaaattgtatgcatgttttaataatcaaacatCGAGAAAGCGCAATACGAACGTTATATAcgagagagaatatttctgTACATATTTCTTCTAATATTTCTTGGCACATTCAAtgttttccaattatttttaaagtttttttaaatttttccgccagaggtaaatattttatgtaaagtcATTTATTTAAGGTCTTCTTTTACATcctttaaataagatatttcaaagtcctttttctctcgttttgTTTTAAgcactttcaatatttttctgttgttcttgacatttttgttttgaattttttttaaaacttagtACTTCCTCAAGAATGGTATCTACGtgttcttttatttcatttttaatgaattccATTGCCTGATTAACAAAAGTTGTTGACTGAGTATTCTCTTCTGTGCAAGAATCTGATTTAAAAAGTCtttctcataaatatattatgtgttcAGACGGAATGCCTTTCCATGATTCACAGATTAGTTTACATACTACAATATCCAACGTTGAAAGAATCTATAAATGCATGTTTGCGAGAAGGTTTTCTGATAATGTCAATAGTTTCACTATCTATTACTTGAAGAATGACTAAACtacaaaaaggaaaaattttatctcgaaATCACtttgcgcgatattttttcgaataacattcttgtaatatttaagGATTAAAATCACTTTACTGCTTACATTTACTTTCTGTTGATGTTCTCACAAgtttcgtaaaataattattgtactaATCTCTGAAAAGTTCTTGCtctgttaaattatttctcgacTTACAAACGCGTGGCAATAATGGGCATTgatctttcaaatattttaaaacttgttcatttttattttcataaatacaaaaagataatAGTTTATGACTACCTGTAgcatttgtacaaaatataacaattattagtTTGTCATTTTCCAATTTCTCTATGTTAGTTTCTTTGTCTTTTCcgaagaaaattattccttGAACttcattttaatcatattataaatattatctctactaatataatattttcctttttcaaaattgctGAATGAATtcttgaacaaatttttcagattGATTGGTCTTATAACTCTATTGCGAACTTTCAAACACGTTTAGAAAATTTAGTAGAATCCTATAATTATTCCTAAATTTATAGAATCAGGTTTGCTGATGTTAAACCAAATTCTGCTATAAATTTCAATGCTATAACTTAAACAGCTTGTCAGAAATTGTGTAGAAACCGATTTTTTGTCGTTCCAAATAGGTAAGAAATACTGCGTTTTTTCAAGTGATAGAAAACAACTTTTCTTGTGAAATGTTTTCGATTCTATCAAAGTTATTTATGTAGTTAttatgtagtttttaatttattccatATTCAATCatgcgaaatatattaaaacaatttaaagcaatttaactttaaaaaaatatataatataataataattataaatattaatt is part of the Anoplolepis gracilipes chromosome 2, ASM4749672v1, whole genome shotgun sequence genome and harbors:
- the LOC140676393 gene encoding uncharacterized protein, whose amino-acid sequence is MQVGGTLRGTRAISLLVFLVPFIGYAYSSPLQYLPSIPGYIPVYIRYGDEPLEEINPDLAEAFGETSNSVKSLQKIDHTFAHESDSFKDEDINVFLEEPERKHGYPLRVRAAESRSFATANDDEPGNPNKPKLLTIYSLPDDNDSRRRRRYRGRNRMKNWKPPAFKVNPLSDEEKEELEKLAIEVEKEETQPNEFFPSFKYSEPQPVRTHNLHSAHNFIAPIKVQDPLNEPLTDLSEIMKVRDLVKPSDDHDNDVSETDKKEPPIKEQRPAAVLSNVDKVSPIDLSDESEINEDKTKESIKPTDEMTTNS